A single genomic interval of Struthio camelus isolate bStrCam1 chromosome 9, bStrCam1.hap1, whole genome shotgun sequence harbors:
- the TNFSF10 gene encoding tumor necrosis factor ligand superfamily member 10 codes for MLPAAGPSAAQTCGLVLGAAVLLQSLCVAVTFLYFTNELQQLRDTYSKSSIACLTGEELGNFIQNLDVIENEEREADPCWQVKWQLGKLIKKMMSRSYEENTSAVNAERALTFSSTSEQPPQNPAYRIAAHLTGNSNRKNSLSPHNSSPRRGSGQKISSWESSRKGHSFLYNVELRNGELVIPKTGFYYIYSQTYFRFRENENEDSDLLAQIRNPKQLVQYVYKLTNYPEPILLMKSARTSCWSKKAEYGLYSIYQGGVFQLKRDDRIFVSVSNGDIVDMDKEASFFGAFLIS; via the exons atgctgcccgccgccggccccagcgccgcgcAGACCTGCGGGCTGGTCCTGGGCGCCGCCGTGCTCCTGCAGTCCCTCTGCGTCGCCGTGACTTTCCTCTACTTCACCAACGAGCTCCAGCAG CTCCGGGACACATATTCAAAGAGCAGCATCGCTTGTCTCACCGGGGAAGAACTTGGAAATTTCATACAAAACCTGGACGTAATcgaaaatgaagaaagagaggCTGACCCCTGCTGGCAAGTAAAGTGGCAACTGGGAAAGTTAATTAAAAAG ATGATGTCAAGAAGCTATGAGGAAAACACATCTGCAGTGAACG CGGAAAGAGCCCTAACGTTTTCGAGCACCAGCGAGCAGCCGCCCCAGAATCCGGCGTACCGAATAGCAGCTCACCTAACGGGGAACAGCAACAGGAAGAATTCTTTATCCCCACACA ATTCCTCACCCAGAAGAGGCAGTGGCCAAAAAATAAGCAGCTGGGAATCCTCAAGGAAAGGCCATTCTTTCCTTTACAATGTGGAGCTGAGAAACGGAGAGCTAGTGATACCCAAAACAGGCTTTTATTACATCTACTCGCAAACTTATTTTCGTTTCCGTGAGAACGAGAACGAGGACTCAGATTTACTGGCACAAATCAGAAACCCTAAACAGCTGGTCCAATATGTTTACAAACTGACTAATTATCCAGAGCCAATTTTGCTCATGAAAAGTGCAAGAACAAGCTGTTGGTCTAAAAAGGCAGAGTATGGACTTTACTCCATCTACCAAGGTGGCGTTTTCCAGCTGAAAAGGGACGACAGGATTTTTGTCTCTGTCAGCAATGGCGATATAGTTGACATGGACAAAGAAGCAAGTTTTTTTGGAGCCTTTTTGATCAGCTAA